The Euphorbia lathyris chromosome 8, ddEupLath1.1, whole genome shotgun sequence genome has a window encoding:
- the LOC136203731 gene encoding TOM1-like protein 9 isoform X2: MHVAERDVLHEMVRIVKKKPDFHVKEKVLILIDTWQEAFGGPRARYPQYYAAYQELLRAGAVFPQRTERSAPVFTPPQTQPLASYPQNLRNNELRQDAAESSAESEFPTLSLTEIQNARGIMDVLAEMLSALDPENKEGLRQEVIVDLVEQCRTYKQRVVHLVNSTSDESLLCQGLALNDDLQRVLAKHESIASGTPIVTVKPKLESGGSLVDDGPLVDTGDNNKNPEQGSASVLNQLLLPAPPTTNGATANPKMDLLSGDDFSSPKADNALTLVPVGEQQPATPPSQQNSLVLFDMFSDGNNPPNAANVQPTQLPGVPNSLTPQVHQQPNFQPQEAGMYPNGSVLNMVQPGYDNSPFMQSAGPVWNGQITQQQPASPVFGGQSSGALPPPPWEAQAADGSPQYPQPMQVTQVVVTHSQPVASGMPLENNPVMGMYIQPMASGQLSAVNGQGMQNNQMMQMHGGGGGPPYMGMGMVPHPQPQPQPQLQLQLQGMQMQGGQMYPQQQMYGNQVQMGGGYGYGYGQQQQYVEQRMYGLSVREDNGRNSSYQVSTSSYVPLNKPSKPEDKLFGDLVDLSKFKPAKSTPGSM, translated from the exons TGGCAAGAAGCTTTTGGTGGACCAAGGGCAAGATATCCACAATATTATGCTGCATATCAGGAGTTGTTG CGTGCGGGGGCAGTGTTCCCTCAGAGAACGGAGAGGTCTGCACCTGTATTCACACCTCCACAAACACAACCACTGGCATCTTATCCTCAAAATTTGCGGAATAATGAGTTACGGCAAGATGCAGCAGAGTCTTCTGCTGAGTCTGAGTTCCCGACATTAAG CTTGACAGAAATTCAGAATGCCCGGGGTATAATGGATGTCCTTGCAGAGATGTTAAGTGCACTAGATCCTGAAAACAAAGAG GGACTTAGGCAGGAGGTTATTGTTGATCtggtggaacagtgccgtacaTACAAGCAAAGAGTGGTTCATCTTGTCAATTCAACTTC GGATGAATCCTTGCTATGTCAAGGGCTTGCATTAAATGATGATTTGCAGCGTGTACTAGCCAAGCATGAATCTATTGCTTCAGGAACCCCTATTGTGACTGTAAAACCAAAGCTTGAATCTGGAGGATCGCTTGTGGATGATGGCCCTCTAGTTGATACTGGAGACAACAACAAAAACCCGGAGCAGGG GTCTGCCTCTGTTCTGAACCAATTGTTACTCCCTGCACCTCCTACAACTAATGGCGCAACTGCCAATCCCAAAATGGATCTGTTGAGCGGGGATGATTTCAGCTCGCCAAAGGCTGATAACGCACTGACCCTTGTTCCTGTGGGGGAGCAGCAACCAGCCACTCCTCCGTCTCAGCAGAATAGCCTTGTTCTTTTTGACATGTTTTCTGATGGTAACAACCCTCCAAATGCTGCCAACGTGCAACCTACTCAGCTGCCTGGAGTACCCAATTCTTTGACTCCACAAGTCCATCAGCAACCAAATTTTCAGCCCCAAGAAGCTGGAATGTACCCAAATGGGAGTGTTTTAAATATGGTACAACCAGGGTATGATAATTCACCGTTCATGCAATCTGCTGGACCTGTCTGGAATGGACAGATTACACAGCAGCAGCCAGCGTCACCAGTTTTTG GTGGTCAAAGCAGTGGAGCACTGCCTCCACCTCCATGGGAAGCTCAAGCAGCAGATGGAAGCCCGCAGTACCCTCAGCCAATGCAAGTTACTCAGGTAGTGGTAACACACTCACAGCCAGTTGCAAGTGGTATGCCTTTAGAGAACAATCCAGTTATGGGTATGTACATACAGCCAATGGCAAGTGGGCAGTTGTCAGCAGTTAACGGTCAGGGTATGCAGAACAATCAGATGATGCAAATGCACGGTGGTGGTGGCGGACCACCGTATATGGGCATGGGCATGGTTCCACATCCACAGCCACAGCCACAGCCACAGCTACAGCTACAGCTACAGGGAATGCAAATGCAAGGTGGGCAAATGTACCCACAACAACAAATGTATGGGAACCAAGTCCAGATGGGAGGAGGATATGGGTATGGGTATGGTCAGCAGCAACAGTACGTTGAGCAGAGAATGTATGGCCTTTCTGTTAGGGAGGATAATGGGAGAAACTCATCTTACCAGGTTTCTACTTCATCCTATGTCCCACTTAACAAACCTTCTAAGCCTGAAGATAAGCTATTTGGAGACCTCGTTGATCTATCAAAATTCAAGCCTGCTAAATCTACACCTGGAAGcatgtga